The following nucleotide sequence is from Psychroflexus torquis ATCC 700755.
ATTAGCTTAACACTCAGCTTTTTCAACAGTAACCTGTTGATAACTAAAAATTTATGTTGATAACTAAAAAAATCCAGATAATTAGTATCTGGATTTTGAGATAAATTGAGCTATGCTAGGATTTACTCATTGTAAACTCCTATATCAACAAATTTTTGCATCCGTTTTTGCACTAATTCTTCTGGGGATAACTTTTTCAATTCTTCTAATTCTGCAAGAATAGTCTTCGTTACAATTTCAAAAGTTTTTTCTCTATTGCTATGTGCACCTCCAAGAGGTTCTTTGATAATTTTATCGATAATTTTCAATTTCTTCATATCGGTTGCTGTTAGCTTTAAAGCTTCGGCGGCCGTTTGCTTATTTTCCCAGCTTCTCCATAAGATAGAAGAACAAGATTCTGGAGAAATCACAGAATACCAAGTGTTTTCTAGCATCATTACTGTGTCTCCAACAGCTATTCCTAAGGCTCCTCCACTAGCGCCTTCTCCAATAATGATCACGATAACGGGAACCTTAAGTTGACTCATTTCCATGATGTTTCTGGCAATAGCTTCACCCTGTCCTCGCTCTTCTGCTTCAAGTCCTGGAAAGGCTCCAGGGGTATCTATAAAACTGACAATTGGTAAATTGAACTTTTCAGCTTTTTTCATCAAACGTAAGGCCTTTCGATAACCTTCTGGATTGGCCATTCCAAAGTTTCGGTACTGGCGGGTTTTGGTGTTGTACCCTTTTTGTTGACCAATAAACATAAAACTTTGTTCATTGATTTTACCAAGTCCGCCGATCATAGCTTTGTCGTCGCCAAAGTTTCTATCGCCATGCAGTTCCATAAAGGTGTTGCCACAAATAGCGTTGATATAATCTAGGGTGTAGGGTCTATTAGGATGTCTAGATAATTGAACTCTTTGCCAAGCATTAAGATTGGAATAGATTTCTTTCTTTTTATTATCTAGTTTAAGTTTGATCTGCTTGCAAGTCTCTGTGACGTCTACCTCACTATCTTGACCTATTTCGCAAGCCTTTTCGAATTGCTCTTGAAGGGCTTTAATCGGTAATTCAAAATCTAAATATTCCATGAATACAGTGTGTTTCTTTAAAAGTCAGTCCGCAAATATATAAATATATGTCTGTTTAAATGATAAATTTTAGATTAGCGTTTAGCTTTGATAAGTAAATAAATAGCTAAAAGACCAAACAAAATATTGGAGAACCAAACAGCGATTAGTGGTGAGAATGTCGATTTTTCTGCAATGGTTCCAAAAACCTTATCTAAAAAGATAAAGGCG
It contains:
- a CDS encoding acetyl-CoA carboxylase carboxyltransferase subunit alpha, whose product is MEYLDFELPIKALQEQFEKACEIGQDSEVDVTETCKQIKLKLDNKKKEIYSNLNAWQRVQLSRHPNRPYTLDYINAICGNTFMELHGDRNFGDDKAMIGGLGKINEQSFMFIGQQKGYNTKTRQYRNFGMANPEGYRKALRLMKKAEKFNLPIVSFIDTPGAFPGLEAEERGQGEAIARNIMEMSQLKVPVIVIIIGEGASGGALGIAVGDTVMMLENTWYSVISPESCSSILWRSWENKQTAAEALKLTATDMKKLKIIDKIIKEPLGGAHSNREKTFEIVTKTILAELEELKKLSPEELVQKRMQKFVDIGVYNE